The Terriglobus roseus sequence TATCTCTTCTCTCCGGCGCACTTCCTTCATGCGTTCGTGGTCAGGGCCTGCATCGCAACGCCGCCGACGATACTCGCGGTCGTCTTCTTACGCCGCGGCGTCAGCAAGGCGGTACGCGAGGGCATGGCCATTATGGTCTGTGCCATCTTTGCGTTGTGCAGCCTGGATCTTTATTTCAATGTCAGCCCGGTGGTCTCGACCTATGCCATGACTTCGATGGCGATCCTGGTGCTCTTCACCAACATCGGCATTCGCGTTCGTTTGCCGTACGCGATTTTTGCAGCGGTGATGTGCCTTCTGTTTGGCATCGTCTACCTGCTGACAGACTCCACGCTGAAGAACCCGGAGAAGTTTCAAAGCTTCTCGATCCTGCTGGCAGCCGCGGTGCTTTCCCTGGTGTCCAACTACACCGCCGAACGGGGAGAGCGGCTCAACTTCCTCCATCGGATTCGAATCGAAGCGAACTTTGGAGCGTTGGTCGATGCGAACGATCAGCTGCTGATTCTTTCGCGGGAAGACAAACTTACCGGGATGGCGAATCGCGGTCACTTTGACGAGACCTACAAGCGCGCCTGGGCCGAATGCGCTCAGAGGGGAGCAGGTCTTTCGATCATCATGATCGACATCGACAACTTCAAATCCATGAACGACCGCTACGGCCACCCGTATGGAGACCTGGTTATCCAGCGCGTGGCGCTGCTGCTGAAGCAGTCTTTGCGCAATGAGAATGACTTTGTGGCGCGCTACGGTGGCGAGGAATTCGTAGTGATGCTGCCCAACGCTGCCGAGAGAGTTGCACTCCACGTCGCGCAACGAATCCGGTTGCTGGTGGAGGTCGCAGGCAGTCCCCCGGTTTCGCTGTCAGTCCCAAGTGAAGGCGGTTGGGGAACCGTCAGTTGCGGTGTGTCAACGGCCTGGCCGCGTCACGGCATGAATCGTAACGATCTGATTGCGCGCGCCGACCTGGCACTCTATCGAGCCAAAGCCGACGGACGGAATCGCGTCTCTGTCGATGAGCAGGCAGCTTAGAGGGGGAGGGGCGAAGACTAGAGCAGTGAGCCGATCAGGTGGCCCATCTTGTCCCGCTTCACTTCCAGATACTTCTGGCTGGTTAGTTCCGCGGCGACTTCTGCACTGATCCGTTCCACGACTCGAATGCCGGCATTTTCCATGGCCTGCACCTTCTCCGGGTTGTTCGTGATCAGGCGGACGGCCTTGACGCCCAGCTGCTTGAGGATCTCCGCAGGCAGGGTGAAGTCGCGATGGTCGGAACGATAACCCAGATCTTCATTGGCCTGGATCGTGTCCCGGCCCTGGTCCTGCAGTTCGTAGGCGCGCAGCTTTGCCATCAGGCCGATACCGCGGCCTTCCTGCGCCTCGTAGATCAGGATGCCGGCGCCATGTGCCGTGATCGTGTCCAGCGCCAGTTCGAGTTGCTGGCGGCAGTCACAGCGCAACGAATGAAACACATCGCCCGTAAGGCACTGCGAATGGACGCGAACAATCGGTGTCTTGCCGTTGCAGTCACCGTCGCTGCAATTCCCGAAGACTAGAGCGACAGCTTCTTCGACCGTCTTGCCCATGGGACCGGGCGTAGCACCCGGAGGCAGGTGGCCTTCGAAGCCAAGAATGCGGAAACTGCCCCAGCGCGTGGGCAGATCGGCTTCGGCAATTTTTTCAACCCGGCTGTAGAGCATAACGTCATTCTATAGATGCAGGGCGAACCGGACGGATGCAGACGCAGCGTCTTGGAGCAACGGGGCGGCGCGGAGGCGACCGGTCGACGTAGAGTAGAACCGTGAACCCAATCGAACCCAAGCTGGTTCTTATCTCGTTGTTGGTCCAGTTGGGCGTCGCGGCGGCGGTATCCAGTTCGCTGGCGCGGTCCACGTTGTTCCGCAGGCTATTGCTGAGGCCCGAGCGCTCCCCGATGGACCGGTTGAAGATGGTTGCGCTGATCTGCGCTCCACTGATGCTCGGCGTCTGGATCCGCGGGGTTGTGCCGAACTTTCTCGCTGCCGATATCTCGCTGGCAACGGTGATATTGCTGGGCACCATCGTGGGCACGCCTGCGGCATCCATGGGGGCAGTTCTCCTCTCGCTTCCAGCGCTGCTCCATCGCGAGTACCTCTCACTCCCCGTAAACCTGATTGCGGCCGCAGTGGCGGGAGCGTTCTACCGTTTCGTGGATGTTGAAGCTGTCTGGTCGTTTTCACCGATGATCGACCTGAGCCTCTATCGCTGGGTCCGCCGCAACCTGCGCCGCCCTCACCTGGACCGGCAGGTCCTCCTGCTGGTGATCATCGCCCTGCTGCAACTGGGTGCCAGCGAAGTTGCAGAGTTCTATCCGCGCCGCTACTTCAGCCTGCGGTCTGACCTTTGGCTGTTGCAGCTTGCCATCTGCGCCGCTACTCCGGTGCTGGTGGGTATCCCACTGAAGATCTGGAATGCGATACGCATTGAGGACAAGCTGGAGCAGCAGGCGCGCCTGCTGCTGGAGGCTCGGCTGGACGCTCTGCAGCGCCAGATCAATCCACACTTTCTGTTCAACACGCTGAACTCCATTGGATCGCTTATACGGGTCGAGCCGGACATGGCGCGCGAGATGGTCAACCGACTGGCCAACATCCTGCGCATCTTGCTCCGGACGCGCGAAGCGTTTGTGCCTTTCCGTGACGAGCTTGCATTCACGGACGATTACCTGGGCATTGAAGTGGTTCGCTTTGGAGAAAAGCTGCGCGTTGTGAAGGAAATTGCGCCGGAGACGCTGGACCTGGTCGTGCCCAGCATGCTGCTGCAGCCGCTGATCGAGAACAGCATCAAGCATGGTCTGGAGCCGCGCATCAGCGGTGGTACGGTGACGCTGCGGAGTCGCGTGCGTGGCCAACGACTGCTGCTTGAGGTGGAAGACGATGGAGTCGGCGTCGCGCCGGAACGACCGCTGAACAGCGCAAGCGGTCTGGTGCGGCCAGGGACCGGCATCGGCATGAAGAACGTGCGGGAGCGTATGGAAGTGCTCTACGGCCCCGACGCTGTGATGGAGATGGAGAGCCGGCCGGGTCGGGGCACACGCATCACGCTGGAGATGCCGATCGTCGATAGCACCGAGCTGGCCGGTGGCCGGGGCGATTCCCGGCGCTAGAGGTCTGCGAAGCTGATCAGTGCAATGCGGCCATCGCGAACTGCCTTTGGGATCAGTTGAAGAAGGGCCTCCCGCTCCGTGTCGCGTGTCGCTCGCAGACGTGTCTTCACCTGATCCAGATCCCGATCGTTGTAGCCCGGGTGGCAGACCAGCTCCCACGTGCCCGGCGTTGCCGCGGTGAGCAGGCGCTCTAACGTCTCCGCATCCAGGTTCCCCGTAGCGGAGACGCCGATCGAGCCGTCCGTCGTTTTCAGGCCGGCAGCCCGGCGCAGTTTGTGAAACCTCTCCGAGAACCTCCGCAACGCAGCGACCTCCATCTTGCGCAGGAGCGCTCCACGGGTAAGGTTGGCCGACCATGCCTGCTCGAACGGATTGCGGATGGCCCGCACGTCGCAACGCAGGGCTGCACGGATCAAAGGTCGCGCGACGTGCGGAAACAGGTGCGTGTGCTTGTGCGTGTCCACGTGAGTGACCACGACGCCGGCAGACTGAAGTCGGGAGATCTGCGCGACCGCCTCAATCTCAATCTCTTTCTCGGTGATCCGACCCATCTGCAGATCGGCAACAAACCGGACAAGGGAAGTCTGCAGCTTGCCGTTTTTATTTACGAGCGATGGGACCTGGGCTGCGGGGGAAACGGGGGATCCATCTACCAGAACGACATGGCAGCCAGTCGCAGGCGCGCCCCCGGCGATGGCGTCTTGGAACGCCGATCCGTTCGCCATCAGCGTCGTCGATGACAACGCACCCGCGGCGGCAAGCTCTGTGACCGCCCGGTTAACTCCGGCGGTCAGACCTGCGTCGTCAGCGTTCACAATCAGGCGGATCGCAGGTGTCGGTGTCAGAGGAGGCATCTTGCGAAGTCTAAATGCGCGCGCCGAATCGCACCGGCCCGAAGTGTGAACGGTCGCATAGGCCTACCGACCGTCGGCTCGGTCCGCTGCACACTGCCCAAACGCGAGCGCCATTTTCGGCAACTTTTTCCCACTGTTGGCGCATTTTGCGACATTTGATTGCATAAACAACATCTTTTAGCTCCTCCACTGGGTTATTCTCGGTTCAAGCAGCCAGTAAAAGGCAGTCATCCCAGAACTTTCTGGCGGTGCTGCAGGCCGAACTCCCTCAACGTAACCACGCGCAACGCCATGAAGCAGCCGGTCCTACGGGACGGTGAGCACGCGGCAAAAAAGGGTTGTGATGCCACCAGCACGAGATTACCCCCACGAGGGTGTCATGAGCGGCCGACCGGCGATGCGGTCGCCGATGCGCACTGGCTCGGTCGCGCAGGGCGTTCTGGAGCGGCCAAGCATCACAAGCGCGGCCTGGGCTGTTTTGGATGTCGTAACGACCCTTGTCGCCTGCATGATCGCCACGCGCTTCCGGCTGGATGTAGCGGATCCCGGTAGCGCAATGAGTAGCGAAGGTCTGCTAAGCGGCCTCTGGAGCACATTCGGGGCTTACATGGCCTGGTTTGCCGTGTGCCTGGTCTTTTTCACACGCTCCTATGGCCTCTACGGCCCAATTCAAAATCGCAGCGGACTCAATGAGCAGCGCATGACTCTGCAGGCAGTTCTCGTCTCTGGTCTGATTCTTTGCGGCACTATCTATCTTTCGCGCGGCGAGGCCGCCTCACGCATTGTTGTCGTGCTCTCCGTGCTCCTGACCGGGGCCATGCTCTGCGCGCGCCGAGCCCTATGGCGCTCCATGGTCTACACGCGCTATCGCGAGGGCGTGGATACGCGCAATGTACTCATCATTGGCGCGGGTCGCGTGGCGCACGCTCTGCGCAATCACCTGGAGTCCCTTCGCCACCTGGGTTTCCGCTTTCGTGGTTTCATCTCGCTGACGGAGCAGGAGGCAGAGAGCGGCGATGCTGACATTATCGGTGACGTAAAAAACTGCCTGGCGCTTGCGCGGGCGCTCTTCGTCGATGAGATCTTCT is a genomic window containing:
- a CDS encoding GGDEF domain-containing protein encodes the protein MPKLVSSSSELSGIGTSKEDDAQITGKQLNEEIRLLDSGGLRWLSHIPTLEAHFETTTAAQRSRRFWMLGIVCIFVFNFFLISDYLFSPAHFLHAFVVRACIATPPTILAVVFLRRGVSKAVREGMAIMVCAIFALCSLDLYFNVSPVVSTYAMTSMAILVLFTNIGIRVRLPYAIFAAVMCLLFGIVYLLTDSTLKNPEKFQSFSILLAAAVLSLVSNYTAERGERLNFLHRIRIEANFGALVDANDQLLILSREDKLTGMANRGHFDETYKRAWAECAQRGAGLSIIMIDIDNFKSMNDRYGHPYGDLVIQRVALLLKQSLRNENDFVARYGGEEFVVMLPNAAERVALHVAQRIRLLVEVAGSPPVSLSVPSEGGWGTVSCGVSTAWPRHGMNRNDLIARADLALYRAKADGRNRVSVDEQAA
- the ribA gene encoding GTP cyclohydrolase II, whose amino-acid sequence is MLYSRVEKIAEADLPTRWGSFRILGFEGHLPPGATPGPMGKTVEEAVALVFGNCSDGDCNGKTPIVRVHSQCLTGDVFHSLRCDCRQQLELALDTITAHGAGILIYEAQEGRGIGLMAKLRAYELQDQGRDTIQANEDLGYRSDHRDFTLPAEILKQLGVKAVRLITNNPEKVQAMENAGIRVVERISAEVAAELTSQKYLEVKRDKMGHLIGSLL
- a CDS encoding sensor histidine kinase — its product is MNPIEPKLVLISLLVQLGVAAAVSSSLARSTLFRRLLLRPERSPMDRLKMVALICAPLMLGVWIRGVVPNFLAADISLATVILLGTIVGTPAASMGAVLLSLPALLHREYLSLPVNLIAAAVAGAFYRFVDVEAVWSFSPMIDLSLYRWVRRNLRRPHLDRQVLLLVIIALLQLGASEVAEFYPRRYFSLRSDLWLLQLAICAATPVLVGIPLKIWNAIRIEDKLEQQARLLLEARLDALQRQINPHFLFNTLNSIGSLIRVEPDMAREMVNRLANILRILLRTREAFVPFRDELAFTDDYLGIEVVRFGEKLRVVKEIAPETLDLVVPSMLLQPLIENSIKHGLEPRISGGTVTLRSRVRGQRLLLEVEDDGVGVAPERPLNSASGLVRPGTGIGMKNVRERMEVLYGPDAVMEMESRPGRGTRITLEMPIVDSTELAGGRGDSRR
- a CDS encoding ChbG/HpnK family deacetylase → MPPLTPTPAIRLIVNADDAGLTAGVNRAVTELAAAGALSSTTLMANGSAFQDAIAGGAPATGCHVVLVDGSPVSPAAQVPSLVNKNGKLQTSLVRFVADLQMGRITEKEIEIEAVAQISRLQSAGVVVTHVDTHKHTHLFPHVARPLIRAALRCDVRAIRNPFEQAWSANLTRGALLRKMEVAALRRFSERFHKLRRAAGLKTTDGSIGVSATGNLDAETLERLLTAATPGTWELVCHPGYNDRDLDQVKTRLRATRDTEREALLQLIPKAVRDGRIALISFADL